One part of the Cyclobacteriaceae bacterium genome encodes these proteins:
- a CDS encoding ATP-binding protein, producing the protein MIKRIVEFSRKNSLFLFGARGTGKTHLLKERYAYGNNWYIDLLNPEVSRKYLLSPAVFVQELAARKPAPEWVIIDEVQKVPALLDLIHQQIESTKQKFILSGSSARKLKRGAANLLAGRAFVYNLYPLTAKEIGNGFDLHEALHWGTLPKLLDLPEVQDKKEFLRAYANTYLREEILQEQIIRKLEPFQRFLPVAAQMAGKVINYSKIAFDTGTSVPTIQSYFQILEDTLLGFTLPQFHESIRKRQRSNPKFYFFDTGIQRTLLDELNTTLNPRTSQYGNVFEQFIINEINRLQSYYRKDYRLSYLLTGAGVEIDLIIERPGLKRAAVEIKSTTTITQSDLRGLLTLGKDIPDCELFCLSNDSTPKIIEGVQCLPWQAGLSELGL; encoded by the coding sequence ATGATTAAAAGAATTGTTGAATTTTCGCGTAAAAACAGCCTTTTTTTATTTGGGGCAAGAGGGACGGGAAAAACCCATTTATTGAAAGAACGCTATGCCTATGGTAATAACTGGTACATCGACTTGTTAAATCCCGAGGTTTCCCGAAAGTATCTGTTGAGCCCGGCTGTTTTTGTGCAAGAGCTTGCAGCCAGAAAACCGGCACCTGAATGGGTCATTATTGATGAAGTACAAAAAGTACCTGCGCTCTTAGATTTGATACATCAGCAAATTGAATCAACAAAACAAAAGTTTATCCTTAGCGGATCCAGTGCCCGGAAATTGAAACGTGGTGCAGCCAACTTATTGGCCGGAAGAGCATTCGTGTATAACCTGTATCCATTAACGGCAAAAGAAATCGGAAATGGTTTTGATTTGCACGAAGCACTCCATTGGGGAACATTACCAAAACTTTTGGATTTACCTGAAGTGCAGGACAAAAAGGAATTCCTGAGAGCTTACGCCAACACGTACCTACGGGAAGAAATCCTTCAAGAACAAATCATTCGCAAACTGGAACCCTTTCAACGATTTTTACCGGTGGCTGCTCAAATGGCCGGCAAGGTTATCAACTATTCAAAGATTGCGTTTGACACAGGTACCAGTGTACCCACTATTCAATCCTATTTCCAAATCCTGGAGGATACATTACTAGGTTTTACCTTGCCGCAGTTTCATGAGTCTATCCGAAAAAGACAACGGTCGAACCCCAAATTTTATTTTTTCGACACCGGCATTCAACGTACCCTGCTAGATGAATTGAACACCACGCTGAATCCGCGCACCTCACAGTATGGCAATGTGTTTGAACAATTCATCATCAATGAAATCAACAGACTACAATCCTACTACCGAAAAGATTATCGGTTATCCTACTTGCTCACGGGGGCGGGAGTCGAAATAGATCTGATCATTGAACGACCCGGGCTAAAGCGAGCAGCCGTGGAAATAAAATCAACCACAACCATAACACAAAGTGACTTGAGGGGTTTACTCACCTTGGGTAAAGACATACCCGATTGTGAGTTGTTTTGCCTCTCCAATGATTCAACTCCTAAAATTATTGAAGGTGTTCAATGCTTACCCTGGCAGGCAGGCTTATCGGAGTTAGGCTTATAG
- a CDS encoding tetratricopeptide repeat protein — MLRSSLLLSLLSLPALLCAQKRIDSMLTIINRNLNDTIHAKTLVNLGLAYERIDTKKSRKYFKSSLELHEGGLNGLWVNTAYVRLAGVYVSIGDRDSALYFFDKSKSYLEKYPNNKGLSAYLTGWGIFNNNFGNYAEALIAYEKNDELGEAVLGKENMAGNYLNMSNVYARLNQASKREESTFKALVIFEELNNEMGLSFCYNSLGNIFYEQKDYTKAEQYYRKSLNIRIKRNDKRGMATTYNNLANIAMDTDRFKEALELQQAALELNKEQQLKEEIGKNYVNLGKIYQKMNRLQDALDYFNRGEQLFKELGITRFDAFISAEKGRVYTQQALQDEAQRSLALKKLNEGIEQAQASGELISELHAVTFLKEFYLQEKNYEEAFRQLIRQQALTDSLEGKEVKLRISQMETQYQVAQKENEIELLKARQQLHETELERQQANQNIIIIALVSVLVISIVLINRYRVLNRTRRQLELEKMRSDIARDLHDDLGSALSSINIISQMGITQKNGLSENYLQRINEQSSRMMDSMSDIVWSINPENDTVDKLLIKMKEFAAEILEPKGIAYQFDEPSNPAAIRLNAGKRKNLFLIYKEAINNAAKYSEGSNISIRLKESDNTLTLAVNDNGKGFLETEIKHGNGLRNMEARAKQVKGTLIRHSKPNEGTTVTVNLPIT, encoded by the coding sequence ATGCTGAGATCCTCATTACTTCTCTCCTTGCTGTCCTTACCCGCACTACTCTGCGCACAGAAAAGGATTGACAGCATGTTAACTATTATAAACAGGAATCTGAATGATACAATCCACGCCAAAACGTTGGTAAACCTTGGCCTGGCTTATGAAAGAATCGACACCAAAAAGTCGCGGAAATATTTTAAATCGTCACTTGAGTTGCACGAAGGCGGCTTGAACGGTTTATGGGTAAACACGGCTTATGTTCGATTAGCCGGTGTTTACGTTTCCATAGGTGATCGTGACAGTGCCCTGTATTTTTTTGATAAATCCAAAAGCTATCTTGAAAAGTATCCCAACAACAAAGGGTTATCAGCTTATTTAACCGGATGGGGAATCTTCAATAACAATTTTGGAAACTATGCCGAGGCGTTAATAGCCTATGAAAAGAATGATGAGTTGGGAGAGGCTGTATTAGGAAAAGAAAACATGGCCGGCAATTACCTGAACATGTCCAATGTGTACGCACGATTAAACCAGGCATCGAAACGGGAAGAGTCAACGTTTAAGGCATTAGTCATTTTTGAAGAATTGAACAACGAGATGGGCTTGTCTTTTTGTTACAATTCACTGGGCAATATTTTCTATGAACAAAAAGATTACACAAAAGCAGAACAGTACTACCGGAAGTCGCTAAACATACGGATAAAGCGCAATGACAAACGCGGCATGGCTACAACTTATAATAACCTTGCCAACATAGCCATGGATACCGATCGCTTCAAAGAGGCATTGGAACTTCAGCAGGCAGCGCTTGAGCTAAATAAAGAGCAACAGCTTAAAGAGGAAATTGGTAAAAATTATGTAAACCTGGGAAAGATCTATCAAAAAATGAACCGGCTGCAGGATGCCCTTGATTATTTTAACCGGGGAGAACAGCTATTCAAAGAATTGGGCATCACCAGGTTTGATGCCTTTATCTCGGCTGAAAAAGGAAGGGTTTACACACAACAGGCACTTCAGGATGAAGCCCAAAGATCGCTTGCGCTCAAAAAACTTAATGAAGGCATTGAACAAGCCCAAGCCAGTGGCGAGTTAATCAGTGAACTTCATGCCGTGACATTTTTGAAAGAGTTTTACCTTCAGGAAAAAAACTATGAAGAGGCTTTCAGGCAACTGATCCGCCAGCAAGCACTTACCGATTCACTGGAAGGCAAGGAAGTTAAGCTGCGCATTTCCCAAATGGAAACCCAATACCAGGTAGCACAAAAAGAAAATGAAATTGAATTGTTAAAAGCGCGTCAACAATTGCATGAAACAGAACTCGAACGGCAACAAGCAAACCAAAACATTATCATCATTGCATTGGTTTCAGTTTTGGTTATCAGCATCGTGCTGATAAACCGTTATCGGGTGTTGAACCGAACCAGGCGCCAACTTGAACTGGAAAAAATGCGCAGTGACATTGCGCGCGATCTTCATGATGATTTAGGGTCTGCGTTATCCAGCATTAACATCATCAGTCAAATGGGTATTACCCAAAAAAATGGACTGTCAGAAAACTATCTGCAGCGGATAAATGAACAATCGTCCCGCATGATGGACAGCATGTCGGATATTGTATGGTCAATCAATCCGGAGAACGATACCGTTGACAAACTTCTTATTAAGATGAAAGAATTTGCCGCGGAGATTCTTGAACCGAAAGGTATCGCCTATCAATTTGATGAACCGTCCAATCCTGCGGCCATCCGCCTAAATGCCGGGAAGCGAAAAAATCTATTCCTGATTTACAAAGAAGCCATTAACAATGCGGCCAAATACAGCGAGGGCAGCAACATTTCTATCCGCCTGAAGGAAAGTGACAATACCTTAACACTTGCAGTAAATGATAATGGCAAGGGCTTTCTGGAAACCGAAATAAAACATGGCAACGGGCTTCGGAATATGGAAGCCCGTGCAAAGCAAGTTAAGGGCACACTTATCCGCCACAGTAAACCAAATGAAGGCACAACCGTAACTGTAAACCTTCCCATCACATGA
- a CDS encoding response regulator transcription factor: protein MAVRILIYEDNTILRESLSSLVASHQTFNLVGAFSHVLNVIPEVTELKPDVILMDIDMPGMTGIQAVRQIRTQNREVAILMLTVFDDNTHVFEALQAGASGYLLKKHIAVKLFDAIQDVLHGGAPMSPSIARMVIQSMQQPAAKDYQLTSREKEILSALSQGNSYKMIAAQFEISIDTVRTHIKKIYEKLQVHSQTEAVSKAINEKLV, encoded by the coding sequence ATGGCTGTTCGCATCCTTATTTACGAAGACAACACAATCCTTCGGGAAAGTTTATCCAGCCTGGTAGCCTCACACCAAACCTTTAACCTGGTTGGTGCCTTTAGTCATGTATTAAATGTCATTCCTGAGGTAACCGAACTAAAACCGGATGTTATACTCATGGATATTGATATGCCGGGTATGACCGGTATACAAGCTGTACGACAAATCCGCACACAGAATCGGGAGGTGGCCATTTTGATGCTCACCGTTTTTGATGACAACACCCACGTATTTGAAGCCTTGCAAGCCGGAGCCAGTGGTTACCTGCTCAAGAAGCACATTGCCGTAAAACTTTTTGATGCTATCCAGGATGTATTGCACGGTGGCGCGCCTATGTCGCCCAGCATTGCGCGCATGGTTATTCAATCCATGCAGCAACCCGCTGCGAAGGACTATCAACTAACCTCCCGAGAAAAAGAAATTCTCAGTGCATTAAGCCAGGGCAACAGTTACAAAATGATTGCCGCACAATTTGAGATCAGCATTGATACTGTCCGTACGCACATCAAAAAAATTTATGAAAAGCTGCAGGTGCATTCACAGACGGAGGCAGTAAGTAAGGCGATTAACGAAAAACTTGTTTAA
- a CDS encoding transposase, with amino-acid sequence MAQAYRIHDQQGLYFVTFTVHQWVDVFTRRTYVDLLLENLRYCQQHKGLKIYAWVIMSNHCHFILRTERHNLSDVIRDFKKHTAKKIFETIENNEHESRKRWLTWLLKKDNHIWFWEEGYHGEEITSKEFCDSKVNYIHMNPVRAGLVDKEEEYMLSSCGDFYGTRKGLLELEPL; translated from the coding sequence ATGGCACAAGCATACCGAATCCATGATCAACAAGGCTTGTATTTCGTCACTTTTACCGTGCACCAATGGGTAGATGTCTTCACTCGAAGGACTTATGTTGATCTGTTACTAGAAAACCTTCGTTACTGTCAGCAACATAAAGGGCTCAAAATATATGCTTGGGTTATCATGAGTAACCATTGCCATTTTATTCTGCGGACAGAACGCCATAATCTCAGCGATGTAATCCGTGACTTTAAAAAACACACAGCTAAGAAGATTTTCGAAACTATTGAAAATAATGAACATGAAAGTCGGAAACGTTGGCTAACCTGGCTATTAAAGAAGGACAATCACATTTGGTTTTGGGAAGAAGGTTACCATGGAGAAGAAATAACCAGTAAAGAATTCTGCGACTCAAAAGTGAATTACATCCACATGAATCCGGTGCGAGCAGGCCTGGTTGATAAGGAAGAGGAATACATGCTGAGCAGCTGTGGGGATTTTTATGGTACACGTAAAGGCTTGTTGGAACTAGAGCCATTGTAA
- a CDS encoding response regulator transcription factor, with translation MIRVLIIDDHPLVRDGIKTMLQSEARVEVIGACKSGAEALAFLVANVPDIILLDINLPDMDGLQLCERIRKQHASVKIIGLTSINEAGMITGLLQRGGNGYLLKNMEREELLKAMEKVMAGHVYLSEDANLKVLEQYKSFEEVTRPSLTRREKEILDLLAGGLSGPEIAKQLVLSDLTVETHRKNLFRKFNVHNVQSLLKLARGFGFLD, from the coding sequence ATGATACGGGTGCTTATTATCGATGATCACCCGCTGGTACGGGATGGTATAAAAACCATGTTGCAGTCGGAGGCTAGGGTAGAAGTTATCGGTGCGTGCAAAAGTGGAGCCGAGGCATTGGCATTTCTGGTGGCTAACGTGCCCGATATTATTCTGCTCGATATCAACCTTCCGGACATGGATGGTTTGCAACTGTGTGAGCGGATACGGAAGCAACATGCCAGCGTGAAAATTATTGGCCTCACCTCTATAAATGAAGCCGGCATGATTACCGGGTTGCTGCAACGCGGGGGCAACGGCTACCTGCTGAAAAATATGGAACGGGAAGAGCTGCTGAAGGCCATGGAGAAGGTGATGGCGGGCCATGTGTATTTGAGTGAAGATGCCAACCTGAAAGTACTGGAGCAATACAAATCCTTTGAAGAAGTGACAAGGCCATCCTTAACCCGCAGAGAGAAGGAAATACTGGATTTGCTGGCCGGTGGTTTGTCGGGACCGGAAATTGCCAAGCAACTTGTATTGAGTGACCTTACCGTAGAAACGCACCGCAAAAATTTATTCCGCAAGTTTAATGTCCATAACGTTCAGTCGCTGTTGAAGCTGGCGCGGGGGTTTGGATTTCTGGATTAG
- a CDS encoding VCBS repeat-containing protein: protein MQKCLTLILLLIFCTSHAQIISNFTADDEGWAAAHTGGTTATFEYVSTGGNPGGYLSASPPTSGGSVNIGMNWYWVAPAKFLGQFSFSYGQHLKLDLKQSTAGTDNTVSDIILRASGGQSIHLRFPEKPGTEWTSYSIPLDLSADWRSNSAAGNVAYEHEIRRVLANLSQIQIRCKWINVAGYSSQLDNVTLEQLELMPAPTVASVTPTAALTHATVTINGTNFGESISNNRIYFGNTEATVISASATQLQVTVPPGATFAPIRVLNTSTGLSAQSSAFFQPQFNNPDETGGRIIASTFGLNVEVPYSAGVLASVMGDIDGDGWLDVVTLESGATMGIFRNAGSGGEINSSTFHPRVGIPSGEQGQGNSGGLALADFDNDGKLDLVTYSRGRFDGFANSGGITISRNISTPGNIAFEPARLFFEIDIFQNGITVADLDGDGRQDILINSTGLVIFQNTSRAPGMIEFAAARRINSVSGYVTVCDLNNDGKPEVIATGAGNTNIIFQNESTPGNIVITPAFSFPGSMVSGITAADLDGDGKQDLTFYRINGFNDYDLVIRKNIHTTGPVTEASLAPEIILSKINRAYSQRVADINGDNLPEIILMGVTASFVVFENVTTPGTLTQDSFIEEVSFQGNVNLNAPLVGDLNGDNKPDVITFGSSGANRLIIYENESVPKPTISVNTVSPLRAAAGSTITITGEKFSSIPERNTVWFGGVQANVLTASKTELTVEAPLGSTYAPVGVTRDRLTSYYHQPFSATFGNGVDFDNSHFAPPVTIALAGADYDIDVGDMNNDGLPDLLVEITNAARIFRNTYSGGAITADALTLDVSITGSFLNPKLQDFDGNGLLDVATVNGILRKNISTGSTIEIDANVTFGGGGSNLAFADFNQDGKMDMAYPSNGGAQLIVKENRTRKGPFTAGTFPSFTANINFAKPSTNGGIVTADFDRDGWPDIAVTNPTTASMSIYHNQQLPRIRTGSFTRTDIPTGTNPSRIYSGDFDNDGRQDLLLYHGTGANNTLLILLHNQSTPGNISFNRIDLTNPSATTVAHIADVDGDGRVDILTTSETGNRFSVFKNIHTSGALSAASFAAPFNTTVTAPRAIVTADLNVDGKPEIVITRNGFLAIYENLIPNVSITITTQPTSPAYACEGTNASFITAATGTTNITYQWQKFNTGTSLFENLTNNTIYSGVTTSTLSITTVSNLVAGDYRCLIRGDLAADVFTNVAQFVVNALPTSPDVINASRCGTGSVTLNASGGTPGDYRWYTETPFALITGEVNDTYATPVLTATTNYFVSLADAFCESTRVLITATISSVPAQPAITSSITPVANAVTVCSSSTLTLTAPAGFATYDWSNGESTQQITVAVSGIYFVTVTNAGGCASPASASLAVTILPEPCSNQPPVIITTLTGLYIEGLVRVDLTPLLSDPDDNLDLGSLRVLNTQTKAGASASINSFHELILDYGGILFTGVDRISIEVCDLLGACTQQQLTIYVEGDIIVRTGFSPNGDDRNDFFQIDYINLFPDTQQNRVTIYNRWGDAVFEITNYDNQTRVFRGLNKNGNELPSGTYFYKLEFTSGRKMKTGYLSLKR, encoded by the coding sequence ATGCAAAAATGCCTAACCCTTATCCTGCTACTAATTTTTTGTACCAGCCATGCGCAAATCATCAGCAACTTTACAGCGGATGATGAAGGTTGGGCTGCAGCCCATACCGGTGGGACCACAGCTACTTTTGAATACGTATCAACCGGAGGAAATCCTGGTGGATATTTGTCTGCGTCTCCTCCAACTTCAGGAGGCTCGGTTAATATAGGTATGAACTGGTATTGGGTAGCACCAGCCAAGTTTTTGGGGCAGTTCAGTTTCTCATATGGCCAACATTTAAAACTTGATTTAAAGCAATCAACTGCCGGAACTGATAACACTGTGAGCGACATCATCCTTCGTGCCTCCGGAGGACAATCCATTCATTTGCGCTTTCCTGAAAAGCCCGGCACAGAATGGACATCTTATTCTATCCCATTAGATTTATCAGCCGACTGGCGATCGAACAGCGCGGCCGGGAATGTAGCTTATGAACATGAAATACGAAGGGTACTGGCTAACCTTTCGCAAATACAAATCCGGTGCAAGTGGATTAATGTAGCGGGCTATAGTAGTCAGCTTGATAATGTAACACTGGAACAACTTGAACTGATGCCCGCACCAACCGTGGCATCCGTTACACCAACTGCTGCACTAACCCATGCAACCGTAACCATAAACGGTACAAACTTTGGTGAATCCATTTCCAACAATCGTATTTACTTCGGCAACACCGAAGCAACAGTAATTTCTGCCAGCGCAACACAACTCCAGGTTACTGTTCCGCCTGGGGCAACCTTTGCACCTATTCGCGTACTCAACACATCCACTGGACTCTCTGCACAATCCTCCGCTTTTTTTCAACCGCAGTTTAACAATCCAGATGAGACCGGTGGTCGCATCATTGCCAGTACCTTCGGGTTAAATGTGGAGGTGCCCTACTCGGCCGGTGTATTGGCCTCCGTTATGGGAGATATTGATGGCGATGGTTGGCTGGATGTCGTTACCTTAGAATCAGGTGCCACCATGGGAATTTTTCGTAATGCAGGCTCTGGTGGCGAAATTAATTCCTCAACGTTTCATCCCCGCGTTGGTATTCCGTCTGGCGAGCAAGGCCAGGGAAACTCAGGCGGTCTTGCTTTAGCTGATTTTGACAACGATGGCAAGCTTGACTTAGTCACCTATTCGCGAGGGCGTTTCGATGGCTTTGCCAACTCGGGTGGTATTACCATTAGCCGCAACATCAGCACACCGGGAAACATCGCCTTTGAACCTGCCCGACTCTTTTTTGAAATTGATATATTTCAAAACGGCATTACTGTTGCCGATTTAGATGGAGACGGCCGACAGGATATCCTGATCAACTCAACCGGACTCGTCATCTTCCAAAATACCAGCAGGGCACCGGGTATGATTGAGTTTGCTGCCGCCAGGCGCATTAACAGTGTGAGTGGTTATGTAACGGTGTGCGACCTAAACAACGATGGAAAACCGGAAGTGATTGCCACAGGTGCAGGTAACACTAATATCATTTTTCAAAATGAGTCAACGCCCGGCAACATTGTGATTACTCCCGCATTTTCCTTTCCGGGTAGCATGGTAAGCGGCATTACAGCTGCCGATCTGGATGGCGATGGCAAACAAGACTTGACCTTTTACAGGATAAATGGCTTTAATGATTACGACCTGGTGATTCGAAAAAATATTCACACTACGGGCCCGGTTACAGAGGCCTCACTCGCACCTGAAATTATTTTATCCAAAATCAATCGCGCCTATTCGCAACGTGTGGCCGACATCAATGGTGATAACCTGCCGGAAATCATTTTGATGGGCGTTACCGCCAGTTTTGTTGTATTCGAAAATGTTACCACTCCGGGCACACTAACCCAGGATTCCTTTATTGAAGAAGTAAGCTTTCAAGGAAACGTTAACCTGAATGCACCGCTGGTGGGTGACCTTAATGGCGACAATAAGCCTGACGTAATTACGTTTGGTTCGAGCGGTGCTAATCGCCTCATTATTTACGAAAATGAAAGTGTGCCCAAGCCAACCATTTCGGTAAATACCGTTTCACCACTTCGCGCTGCTGCCGGAAGTACCATTACGATAACCGGTGAGAAGTTTTCTTCCATTCCTGAACGAAATACGGTATGGTTTGGTGGTGTGCAGGCAAACGTACTAACCGCATCTAAAACAGAACTTACCGTGGAAGCACCCCTTGGAAGTACTTATGCACCGGTAGGTGTTACGCGCGATCGGTTAACATCGTATTATCATCAGCCTTTTTCTGCTACGTTCGGCAATGGTGTTGATTTTGATAACAGTCACTTTGCACCTCCCGTCACCATTGCCCTGGCCGGAGCAGATTATGATATTGATGTAGGCGATATGAACAATGATGGTCTTCCCGATTTATTAGTCGAGATCACCAATGCTGCACGAATTTTCCGAAACACCTATAGTGGTGGTGCTATCACAGCCGATGCCTTAACCCTCGATGTAAGCATTACCGGATCGTTCCTCAATCCTAAACTTCAAGACTTTGATGGCAATGGTTTATTGGATGTGGCTACTGTAAACGGAATACTTCGTAAAAACATTTCTACCGGCAGCACCATTGAAATTGATGCCAACGTAACGTTCGGTGGCGGAGGATCCAACTTAGCCTTTGCCGATTTTAATCAGGATGGCAAAATGGATATGGCTTATCCTAGTAATGGTGGTGCCCAGCTGATTGTTAAGGAAAACCGTACCCGAAAAGGACCATTCACTGCGGGTACTTTTCCTTCCTTCACGGCCAACATAAACTTTGCAAAACCGAGTACCAATGGTGGTATCGTAACAGCCGACTTTGACCGAGATGGTTGGCCCGATATTGCAGTTACTAATCCAACTACTGCATCCATGAGTATATATCACAATCAGCAACTGCCCCGAATTCGTACAGGAAGTTTCACACGAACAGATATCCCAACAGGTACAAACCCAAGTCGCATTTATAGCGGTGATTTTGACAATGACGGACGCCAGGATTTATTGCTCTACCATGGAACAGGTGCCAATAATACTTTACTCATACTTTTGCACAACCAGAGCACTCCGGGCAATATTTCCTTCAACAGAATAGACCTAACAAACCCCAGCGCTACTACCGTTGCGCACATTGCCGATGTGGATGGTGATGGACGAGTGGATATTCTTACCACCAGTGAAACCGGAAACCGGTTTTCCGTTTTCAAAAACATACATACTTCCGGAGCACTCTCAGCCGCGTCTTTCGCAGCGCCCTTCAATACTACCGTAACGGCACCAAGGGCTATTGTCACGGCTGATTTAAATGTGGATGGTAAACCGGAAATCGTCATCACGCGAAATGGGTTTCTCGCTATCTATGAAAATCTGATTCCTAATGTCTCTATTACCATCACTACACAACCAACCTCTCCGGCTTATGCGTGTGAGGGAACCAATGCATCATTTATAACGGCTGCCACTGGCACCACCAACATTACCTATCAGTGGCAGAAGTTCAATACCGGAACGTCTCTGTTCGAGAACCTGACTAACAATACAATTTATTCGGGCGTTACAACTTCTACTTTGTCTATAACTACCGTAAGCAACCTAGTAGCCGGAGATTATCGATGTTTAATAAGAGGCGACCTCGCAGCAGATGTATTCACCAACGTAGCTCAATTCGTTGTTAATGCGCTGCCTACGTCCCCCGATGTCATCAATGCCAGCCGATGCGGAACGGGTTCGGTTACCCTTAACGCCAGTGGCGGAACGCCCGGTGATTATCGCTGGTACACTGAAACTCCGTTCGCCTTGATTACGGGTGAAGTGAACGATACCTACGCAACGCCCGTGCTTACTGCCACCACAAATTATTTTGTCTCCCTTGCTGATGCGTTTTGCGAAAGTACACGTGTACTCATCACCGCAACGATTAGTTCCGTCCCGGCACAACCCGCTATTACCTCCAGCATTACACCGGTTGCCAATGCCGTTACTGTGTGCAGCAGTTCAACCCTTACCTTAACCGCACCGGCAGGTTTTGCAACCTATGATTGGTCGAATGGGGAAAGCACACAACAAATAACTGTTGCTGTCAGTGGTATATACTTCGTTACGGTTACAAATGCCGGGGGCTGTGCAAGTCCTGCTTCTGCATCGCTCGCAGTAACGATACTTCCCGAGCCATGCAGCAATCAGCCACCTGTAATTATTACCACACTTACGGGGCTATACATTGAAGGACTTGTCCGCGTTGACCTCACGCCTCTATTAAGTGATCCGGATGATAACCTCGACTTGGGCAGTTTGCGGGTGCTGAATACCCAAACTAAAGCGGGGGCTTCTGCTTCGATTAATTCTTTCCATGAATTGATTTTAGATTACGGTGGCATACTCTTCACAGGTGTTGATCGAATCTCTATTGAAGTGTGCGACTTGCTGGGTGCCTGCACCCAACAACAACTCACCATTTATGTTGAAGGTGACATTATTGTTCGTACAGGCTTCTCTCCAAACGGTGATGATCGTAATGACTTCTTTCAGATCGATTACATTAACCTCTTTCCCGATACACAACAAAACCGCGTAACCATCTACAACCGTTGGGGCGATGCGGTTTTTGAAATTACAAACTACGACAATCAAACGCGGGTGTTCCGTGGGTTGAATAAAAACGGGAATGAACTTCCGTCAGGTACGTACTTCTACAAACTCGAATTCACCAGCGGGCGGAAAATGAAAACGGGGTATCTGTCTCTCAAAAGATAG